The genome window GGGTCGGCGCCTTCAAGCTGATGAACACCGCCGGGGCGTATTGGCGGGGAGACTCGAAGAACCGGATGCTGACCCGGATTTACGGCTGCGCGTTCGCGACGAAAAAAGAACTCGACGCCCATCTCGCCCTGCTGGAGGAGATCAAGAAGCGCGACCACCGCAAGCTGGGGAAGGAGCTCGACCTCTACAGCGTGAACGAGGAAATCGGGGCGGGGCTGATCCTCTGGCATCCCAAGGGCTCCGTCGTGCGACGGGTCATGGAGGATTTCTGGAGGGACGAGCACGCGCGGGCGGGGTACGACCTGGTCTTTTCCCCCCACATCGCAAAGCTCGACCTGTGGCGGGTGAGCGGGCACCTCGACTACTACCGTCAGAGCATGTTCGGGGCGATCGAGGTGGAAGGGCAGGATTACCAGCTCAAGCCGATGAACTGCCCGTTCCACATCCAGATCTACAAGTCGAAGATGCGCTCCTACCGCGACCTGCCGATCCGCTACGCGGAGCTCGGGACGGTATACCGGTTCGAGCCCTCCGGCACTTTGCACGGCCTCCTGAGGGTCCGCGGATTCACGCAGGACGACGCCCACCTTTTCTTGAGTCCCGACCAGCTGGACGAGGAGATCTTCGCGCTCCTCGACTTCACGCTGTTCGTGCTCCGGCGTTTCGGATTCGACCGGTACGAGGTTTACCTCTCCACGCGGCCCGACCGGTACGCCGGCACGACGGAGAACTGGGCGAAGGCGGAGACCGCCCTGAAAAAGGCACTGGAGCGCAAAGGGCTCCTTTACCTGGTGGATCCCGGTGAAGGGGTCTTCTACGGCCCGAAGATCGACATCAAGATCAAGGACACGCTCGGCCGGGCGTGGCAGTGCTCGACCATCCAGGTGGATTTCAACAACCCGGAGCGGTTCCATGTGAGCTTCGTCGGAGAGGACGGATCCCCCCGGCAGGCGATCATGATCCACCGGGCGCTGATGGGTTCCCTGGAACGGTTCTTCGGGGTGCTCGTGGAGCATTACGCGGGAGCGTTTCCCCTCTGGCTGGCCCCGGTCCAGGTGGACGTCCTCCCCGTCACCGACCGCCAGGCCGACGCCGTCCGGGAAACGATCGCGAGTCTCCGCGCGGCGGGGTTCCGCGCCGAGGGAGATTTCCGCAACGAGAAACTCGGGTACAAGATCCGTGAATCCCAGTTACAGAAGGTCCCCTATGCGCTGGTCATCGGGGATCGGGAACTTTTGCTGCGGCAGGTCGCACCGAGAAGAAGGGGAGGAGAGCAGCTCCCCCCCATGTCCCTCGAGGAGTTTTTAGGGGTCCTCGGGGACGAAATGGAAAAAATCCCAACCTAAAGGAGGAGGCCATCAGCAAGGAATCCAGAATCAACGAGCAGATCCAGGTTCCGGAGGTGAGACTGGTAGGGGTCGAGAACGAACAGCTGGGAGTCGTTTCCACACAGGAAGCGCTGCAGAGGGCGCGGGCCCTCGACCTCGACCTTGTCGAGGTGGCGCCGACCGCGGCGCCTCCGGTTTGCCGGATCATGGATTACGGGAAGTTCAAGTACACGCAGAGCAAGCGCGAGCAGGAGGCACGGAAGAAACAGACCGTCATCCAGGTCAAGGAGATCAAGGTCCGGCCCAAGACGGACGAGCATGATCTGAACATAAAGATCAAGCACATCCGTAGATTCCTGGAGGAAGGCGACAAGGTGAAGGTGACCGTGCGGTTCCGCGGACGGGAGCTGACCTACGCCTCGCAGAGCGGCTTCGAGATCCTGAAGCACGTCACGGAGGCGATCGGCGACCTTTCCAAGATCGAATCTCCCGCGAAGATGGAGGGGAAGACGATGATGATGGTCGTCGCACCCACGGCCCACAAGAAAAAGCCCGTCGGCCAGCCCTCCCCCAAGCCGGCGGAAAAACAGGAGGGACGGTAATGCCGAAGATGAAGTCGAACCGGGGAGCGAACAAGCGCTTCAAAGCGACGGGAAGGGGCGGGATCCAGCGCGCCAAGGCGGGGAAAAGCCACATTCTCTCCACGAAGAACCGGAAGAGGAAGCGGGGGCTGCGGAAGTCTGCCCTCGTGAACCCGGCGAACGAGAAGTCGATCCGGCGCCTGCTGCCTTATCTCTAAGAGAAACCACGGAAGAGGAAACCCCAAATGCCACGCGTAAAACGAGCCGTACATTCCCACAAGAAGCGCCGCAAGATCCTCAAGGCGGCGAAAGGATTCCGCGGCGGGCGCGGGCGCCTGTTCCGCACCGCGAAGGAAGCGGTGGCGCGAGCGCTCCAGTACGCCTACCGCGACCGGCGCAACAAGAAAAGGGAGATCCGCTCCCTCTGGATCGTGCGGGTCAATGCCGCCGCCCGCGAAAACGGTCTCTCCTACAGCCAGTTCATGTTCGGCCTTTCGAAGGCCGGCGTCGATGTCGACCGGAAGGTCCTTGCGGACCTCGCGATCAACGACGCAGCGGCGTTCCGGGCGCTGGCGGAGACGGCCAGGGCCGCCATCGGGTAGAAAAGCGGGTACCGATTGCCGGACGCATTCGACCGGGTCAGGGAACTGTCGGAAGCCGGGCTGCGCGCGATCGACGCGGCAAGGACCGAGAGCGACCTCCTCGAGGCCAAGGGGCAGTACTTCGGGAAAAAGGGCGCGATTTCCGAGATCCTGAAGACGATCGCCTCCCTTCCGATCGAGGAGAAGAAGCGAATCGGCGCGGCGGCCAACGAGGCGCGAGGCGCGCTGGAATCCGCCTTCGATGCCCGCCTCGCCGGCCTCCGCGAGAAGGAGCGCCTCGCGAAAGAGGGGAAGGAACGGATCGACGTAACCCTCCCCGGCCGGGCTCCCGCCATCGGGCACCGGCATCCCGTCTCCCGGACGATGGCGGAGATCATCTCCATCTTCCAGCGGCTGGGCTTCTCCGTGCGCGGCGGGCCGGAGATCGAAAAGGACTATTACAACTTCGAAGCCCTGAACATCCCCAAGGATCACCCCGCCAGGGACATGCAGGACACCTTTTACGTGGACTGGCCGGGCGGGGATCTGGTCTTGCGGACCCACACCTCCCCGATCCAGATCCGCACGATGGAGACGATGCGCCCGCCGGTGCGCGTGATTGCCCCGGGGGCGGTCTACCGGTGCGACTCCGACGTCACTCACAGCCCGATGTTCCACCAGGTGGAAGGGTTTGCCGTCGATCGGAACACCACGATGGCCGACCTTAAAGGGCTGCTCACGGAGTTCTGCCGCATGATGTTCGGCCCCGACCACCCCCTGCGGTTCCGGCCGAGCTTTTTCCCCTTCACCGAGCCTTCGGCGGAGGTCGACATCCGTTGCGTCATCTGCAGGGGCGCAGGCTGCCGCGTCTGCAAAGACTCGGGCTGGCTGGAAATCCTCGGGTGCGGGATGATCGACCCGTCGGTCTTCGGATTTGTGGGATACGACGCGGAAGAACATACGGGTTTCGCCTTCGGCATGGGCGTGGAGCGCATCGCGATGCTGCGCCACGGCATCAACGACATTCGCCTGTTTTTCGAGAACGACATCCGCTTCCTATCGCAATTCTAGGGACGGTCCGTGAAAATTCTTTATTCCTGGCTCAAAGAATTCGTCGACACGCGGCTTTCCTCCGCGGAGATCCAGGATGCTTTGACGATGGCGGGGATCGAGGTTTCTTCCTGCAGGTTCCTTGGGGAAGGGCTCGAAAACGTCGTCGTCGCGAAAATTCTCGCGCAAGGACAGCACCCCAACGCAGACAAGCTTTCTCTTTGCCGCGTGACCGACGGCTCCAGCGAGTACGGCATTGTCTGCGGCGCCAGGAACATGAATCCCGGCGACGTCGTCGCGCTCGCCCGCATCGGTGCGAAGCTTCCCAACGGCGTGGAAATCAGGAAAGCGAAGATCCGTGGGGAGGTTTCGGAGGGGATGCTCTGCTCGGAGATGGAACTGCGCCTGTCGGAGGAGTCGGCGGGGATCCTGATCCTCCCCCCCGAAACCCCGGTCGGCAAACCCATGGCGGATGCCCTGGGGCTTTCGGACTGGATGCTGGAAGTGGAGATCACACCGAACAGGGGCGACTGCCTGAGCGTGCTGGGCGTGGCCCGGGAGGTCGCCGCCATCACCGGGGTGAAGGTCCGCCTCCCCTCCGTCGACCTCCGCGAGAACGGGCCTGCGATTTCAGACGCGGCCTCCGTGTCGGTGACGGACGCGGAGCTTTGCCCCCGGTACTCCGCCCGCGTGATCACCGACGTGACGGTCGCTCCTTCCCCTCTCTTCCTGCGACGGCGTCTCGCCCTCTGCGGCATCCGCCCGATCAACAATATCGTCGACATCACCAATTACCTCCTTCTCGAACTGGGGCAGCCAATGCACGCCTTCGACCTCGACCGGCTGGCCGGTGGAACGATCGGCGTGCGCAGGTCGGGGGTTCCGCGGAAGTTCACCACCCTGGACGGCGGCGAACGGGACATCCTGCCGGAGATGCTTCTCATCTGGGATGGGGAAGGCCCCGTTGCGGTGGCGGGGGTGATGGGGGGACGGAACACCGAGGTGCTGCCCACCACTCGGCGGGTCCTGTTCGAGAGCGCGCATTTCGCCCCCGCCTCGATCCGCCGGACCTCCCGTCGACTGGGGTTGTCGAGCGAGTCCTCCTACCGCTTCGAACGAGGCGTTGACCCCGGCGGAACGATGTACGCCGCGGACCGCGCGGTTTCCCTGTTCTCACGATTCTCCTCCTTTTCGGTCGCGCGAGGGAGCTTTGACGTCGGGGGAGGGAAGGACTTTTCGCGCACGGTGACGTTTCGTCCTGCGAGGGCGAGCCGGATCATGGGCCGGGAATACACGGAAAAGGAATGCGGGGAGGTCTTTTCACGCCTTGATTTTGCCGTTAGGAAAGAGGAACCCGGCCGGTGGAGCGTAACCGTCCCTCCGCACCGGTTCGACATCGAACGGGAGATCGACCTTGTGGAGGAGGTCGCCCGCATCACCGGTTACGAAGAGATTCCCGTTACCTACCCCGAATCCGGGGCTCCCGACTTCTCTCCGGACGACCGCTTCGCGAAGCTCGTGGAAGACGCTTCGGAGTTCCTCCGGATGCATGGGTTTAACCAGGCCATCAACTTCTCCTTCGTTTCGGAGAAGGAGTGGGAGCGGTATGCGGCGCTTCTGGCCTTCGACTCGTCGGACGCCATCCGGCTCGAAAATCCGATCTCCGAAGACACAACGATGATGCGGCCCCACCTGTTGATGGGTCTGCTCCACAACGTGGCATCGAACGTGCGCCGCTTCATCGAGGACGTGCGGTTGTTCGAGGTGGGCAAGGCGTTCGGAAAGTCGCTCACGGAGGGCCATTTCGAAGAACCGCGTCTGGGGTTCGTTCTGTATGGCCGCAGACTGCCCGGCAACTGGAGCGGCGGGCAGGCCGCCGTCGACTTCTACGACGCAAAGGCTGTCGCCTCGTCTCTCACGGAATTTCTGGGCGCCGCCCCGTTCCATTTCATCCCCGCGGAATCTCGTCCGTTTCTTGAGACCGGAGTTGCCGCGGAAATATTGAAGGACGGAGAGAACGTCGGATGGGTGGGCGCGGTTCGCAGGGAGCTCGCGCAAGCGTTGGATATTCCGGGCATTGTATATTACGGGGAGATCCGGATCGGCGCAGCGACGGCTGTCAATCCTCCGGCGGCGCAGTACCGGGCGATGCCGAAGTTTCCTCCCGTTTTCCGGGATATTGCCTGCATCCTTCCGGTGCACGTACCCGTGGGGGATGTGCTGGCCATGGTTTCCGAGCTGTCCGAGGAAATCGAGTCGGCTGCGGTT of Deltaproteobacteria bacterium RBG_16_64_85 contains these proteins:
- a CDS encoding threonine--tRNA ligase, which encodes MTLLELAKKEGKAKVAIAARVQGSLLDLSRPAPEDGAVQWVTPADPDGIEVVRHSTAHVMAAAVKELFPDALITIGPSIENGFYYDFDVETPFTPEDLARIEEKMGEIVRSDLPFTREEVSKEEANQRFPGEPYKENLLAEIPDDAVSLYKVGNFLDLCRGPHVPSSGRVGAFKLMNTAGAYWRGDSKNRMLTRIYGCAFATKKELDAHLALLEEIKKRDHRKLGKELDLYSVNEEIGAGLILWHPKGSVVRRVMEDFWRDEHARAGYDLVFSPHIAKLDLWRVSGHLDYYRQSMFGAIEVEGQDYQLKPMNCPFHIQIYKSKMRSYRDLPIRYAELGTVYRFEPSGTLHGLLRVRGFTQDDAHLFLSPDQLDEEIFALLDFTLFVLRRFGFDRYEVYLSTRPDRYAGTTENWAKAETALKKALERKGLLYLVDPGEGVFYGPKIDIKIKDTLGRAWQCSTIQVDFNNPERFHVSFVGEDGSPRQAIMIHRALMGSLERFFGVLVEHYAGAFPLWLAPVQVDVLPVTDRQADAVRETIASLRAAGFRAEGDFRNEKLGYKIRESQLQKVPYALVIGDRELLLRQVAPRRRGGEQLPPMSLEEFLGVLGDEMEKIPT
- a CDS encoding 50S ribosomal protein L35, producing the protein MPKMKSNRGANKRFKATGRGGIQRAKAGKSHILSTKNRKRKRGLRKSALVNPANEKSIRRLLPYL
- a CDS encoding phenylalanine--tRNA ligase subunit alpha; translation: MPDAFDRVRELSEAGLRAIDAARTESDLLEAKGQYFGKKGAISEILKTIASLPIEEKKRIGAAANEARGALESAFDARLAGLREKERLAKEGKERIDVTLPGRAPAIGHRHPVSRTMAEIISIFQRLGFSVRGGPEIEKDYYNFEALNIPKDHPARDMQDTFYVDWPGGDLVLRTHTSPIQIRTMETMRPPVRVIAPGAVYRCDSDVTHSPMFHQVEGFAVDRNTTMADLKGLLTEFCRMMFGPDHPLRFRPSFFPFTEPSAEVDIRCVICRGAGCRVCKDSGWLEILGCGMIDPSVFGFVGYDAEEHTGFAFGMGVERIAMLRHGINDIRLFFENDIRFLSQF
- a CDS encoding 50S ribosomal protein L20; translated protein: MPRVKRAVHSHKKRRKILKAAKGFRGGRGRLFRTAKEAVARALQYAYRDRRNKKREIRSLWIVRVNAAARENGLSYSQFMFGLSKAGVDVDRKVLADLAINDAAAFRALAETARAAIG
- a CDS encoding phenylalanine--tRNA ligase subunit beta, which codes for MKILYSWLKEFVDTRLSSAEIQDALTMAGIEVSSCRFLGEGLENVVVAKILAQGQHPNADKLSLCRVTDGSSEYGIVCGARNMNPGDVVALARIGAKLPNGVEIRKAKIRGEVSEGMLCSEMELRLSEESAGILILPPETPVGKPMADALGLSDWMLEVEITPNRGDCLSVLGVAREVAAITGVKVRLPSVDLRENGPAISDAASVSVTDAELCPRYSARVITDVTVAPSPLFLRRRLALCGIRPINNIVDITNYLLLELGQPMHAFDLDRLAGGTIGVRRSGVPRKFTTLDGGERDILPEMLLIWDGEGPVAVAGVMGGRNTEVLPTTRRVLFESAHFAPASIRRTSRRLGLSSESSYRFERGVDPGGTMYAADRAVSLFSRFSSFSVARGSFDVGGGKDFSRTVTFRPARASRIMGREYTEKECGEVFSRLDFAVRKEEPGRWSVTVPPHRFDIEREIDLVEEVARITGYEEIPVTYPESGAPDFSPDDRFAKLVEDASEFLRMHGFNQAINFSFVSEKEWERYAALLAFDSSDAIRLENPISEDTTMMRPHLLMGLLHNVASNVRRFIEDVRLFEVGKAFGKSLTEGHFEEPRLGFVLYGRRLPGNWSGGQAAVDFYDAKAVASSLTEFLGAAPFHFIPAESRPFLETGVAAEILKDGENVGWVGAVRRELAQALDIPGIVYYGEIRIGAATAVNPPAAQYRAMPKFPPVFRDIACILPVHVPVGDVLAMVSELSEEIESAAVFDIYMGEKIGEGNKSVAFRVKIQPPDRTLTDAEVNSIHTKIVKLLENRFGGKIRAS
- a CDS encoding translation initiation factor IF-3, whose product is MRLVGVENEQLGVVSTQEALQRARALDLDLVEVAPTAAPPVCRIMDYGKFKYTQSKREQEARKKQTVIQVKEIKVRPKTDEHDLNIKIKHIRRFLEEGDKVKVTVRFRGRELTYASQSGFEILKHVTEAIGDLSKIESPAKMEGKTMMMVVAPTAHKKKPVGQPSPKPAEKQEGR